In Arsenicicoccus sp. oral taxon 190, the following are encoded in one genomic region:
- a CDS encoding TIGR01777 family oxidoreductase, whose protein sequence is MPPATARRIAVTGASGLIGTELVQALRARGDEVLRLVRRDPTAPDERRWDPVARVVDPGLGAVDAVVNLAGAPVGRRWTASYRRELLDSRVTATRTAAALVARQDRPCVLLNASGVGYYGSDRGEELLTEASSPGTTFLADVVQQWEAATEAAADAGQRVVLARTGLVLSRRGGALGPMLPLARLGLAGPLGDGRQWWPWIGMADEVSALLHLLDHEVSGPVNLVAPGRARQAEVVRVVARALRRPAVLPAPAVAVRLALGGLADDVLGSQQVVPTALEQSGYSWIQPRLRDAVAAVVGPWESLAWESTPSGSLPSESLPSESVPEIRPDGPRSRTP, encoded by the coding sequence ATGCCGCCCGCCACCGCTCGCCGCATCGCCGTCACCGGCGCCTCGGGGCTGATCGGCACCGAGCTCGTCCAGGCCCTGCGTGCCCGGGGCGACGAGGTCCTCCGCCTCGTGCGTCGCGACCCCACCGCCCCGGACGAGAGGCGGTGGGACCCGGTGGCCCGCGTCGTGGACCCGGGTCTCGGCGCGGTCGACGCGGTGGTCAACCTCGCCGGCGCCCCCGTCGGTCGGCGCTGGACCGCGTCCTACCGGCGCGAGCTCCTGGACAGCCGGGTGACCGCGACGCGGACGGCGGCGGCGCTGGTCGCGAGGCAGGACCGGCCGTGCGTCCTGCTCAACGCCTCGGGGGTCGGCTACTACGGCAGCGACCGGGGCGAGGAGCTGCTGACGGAGGCGAGCTCGCCCGGCACGACCTTCCTGGCCGACGTGGTCCAGCAGTGGGAGGCGGCGACCGAGGCTGCGGCGGATGCCGGGCAGCGGGTCGTGCTCGCCCGCACCGGGCTCGTGCTGTCGCGCCGGGGTGGTGCCCTCGGGCCGATGCTGCCGCTGGCCCGGCTCGGGCTCGCGGGTCCGCTCGGGGACGGGCGCCAGTGGTGGCCGTGGATCGGGATGGCCGACGAGGTGTCGGCGCTGCTGCACCTGCTGGACCACGAGGTGTCCGGACCGGTCAACCTGGTGGCACCGGGCCGGGCGAGGCAGGCGGAGGTCGTGCGGGTGGTCGCCCGGGCCCTGCGCAGGCCGGCGGTGCTGCCTGCTCCGGCGGTCGCGGTGCGGCTCGCGCTGGGCGGTCTGGCCGACGACGTCCTGGGCAGCCAGCAGGTCGTGCCGACGGCCCTGGAGCAGAGCGGCTACTCGTGGATCCAGCCGCGGCTGCGCGACGCGGTGGCCGCGGTCGTCGGGCCGTGGGAGTCGCTGGCGTGGGAGTCCACGCCGTCTGGGTCGCTGCCGTCCGAGTCGCTGCCGTCTGAGTCGGTGCCGGAGATCAGGCCCGACGGCCCGCGGTCGAGGACGCCGTGA
- a CDS encoding RDD family protein: protein MFPACYAGSLARVDRKDIGGWLDGPGQLTQQGAYAGERLGLPPEGPGAMAPLGRRVLALLVDWLLCLTIAIGLFRMPIGATGGQSFIPLAVLYVEYVLLVGTLGATIGHRLLGLHVRRVDGGPVGLVGAALRTFLMVLVIPAVVWDGDGRGLHDKAVGTVIVRTR from the coding sequence ATGTTTCCCGCGTGTTACGCAGGTAGCCTTGCGCGCGTGGATCGCAAGGACATCGGTGGGTGGCTCGACGGGCCCGGTCAGCTGACGCAGCAGGGTGCGTATGCCGGGGAGCGCCTCGGGCTCCCCCCGGAGGGGCCGGGGGCCATGGCGCCGCTGGGTCGACGGGTCCTGGCCCTGCTGGTCGACTGGCTGCTGTGCCTGACCATCGCGATCGGGCTCTTCCGGATGCCGATCGGCGCGACCGGCGGGCAGTCCTTCATCCCCCTCGCCGTGCTGTACGTCGAGTACGTCCTGCTCGTCGGCACCCTCGGCGCCACCATCGGGCACCGGCTCCTCGGCCTGCACGTCCGTCGCGTCGACGGCGGGCCGGTCGGCCTGGTCGGCGCTGCGCTGCGGACCTTCCTGATGGTGCTGGTCATCCCCGCCGTGGTGTGGGACGGCGACGGTCGGGGCCTGCACGACAAGGCGGTCGGCACCGTCATCGTGCGGACCCGCTGA
- the lipA gene encoding lipoyl synthase, protein MTVAPEGRRLLRVEARNAETPIERKPSWIRTTAKMGPEYSEMQSRVKGQGLHTVCQEASCPNIFECWEDREATFLIGGDVCTRRCDFCDIATGRPQALDRGEPTKVAESIATMALRYATVTGVARDDQPDGAAWLYAETIREIHRLNPTTGVEILPPDFGARPELVGQVFDARPEVFAHNLETVPRIFKRIRPAFTYDKSLRVLSMAQDAGLITKSNLILGMGEEEAEIEQAIGDLVDAGCHILTVTQYLRPSKLHHPIDRWVKPEEFVHWRDLALDRGMKAVMAGPLVRSSYRSGKLYSQAMREFGRPLPEHLSHLADAADQTTRQEASSLLASR, encoded by the coding sequence ATGACCGTCGCACCGGAGGGACGCCGCCTGCTGCGGGTCGAGGCCCGCAACGCCGAGACCCCCATCGAGCGCAAGCCGAGCTGGATCCGCACGACGGCCAAGATGGGCCCGGAGTACTCCGAGATGCAGTCCCGCGTGAAGGGCCAGGGCCTGCACACGGTGTGCCAGGAGGCGTCCTGCCCCAACATCTTCGAGTGCTGGGAGGACCGCGAGGCGACCTTCCTCATCGGCGGTGACGTGTGCACCCGGCGCTGCGACTTCTGCGACATCGCGACCGGGCGGCCGCAGGCCCTCGACCGCGGCGAGCCGACCAAGGTGGCCGAGTCCATCGCCACGATGGCGCTGCGCTACGCGACCGTCACGGGGGTCGCGCGTGACGACCAGCCCGACGGCGCCGCCTGGCTGTATGCCGAGACCATCCGCGAGATCCACCGTCTCAACCCCACCACCGGCGTCGAGATCCTGCCGCCGGACTTCGGCGCGCGGCCCGAGCTGGTGGGTCAGGTCTTCGACGCGCGACCCGAAGTGTTCGCGCACAACCTGGAGACCGTGCCGCGGATCTTCAAGCGGATCCGGCCCGCCTTCACCTACGACAAGTCGCTGCGGGTGCTGTCGATGGCGCAGGACGCCGGCCTCATCACCAAGTCCAACCTGATCCTCGGGATGGGCGAGGAGGAGGCCGAGATCGAGCAGGCCATCGGCGACCTCGTCGACGCCGGCTGCCACATCCTGACGGTCACGCAGTACCTCCGACCCTCCAAGCTGCACCACCCCATCGACCGGTGGGTCAAGCCCGAGGAGTTCGTGCACTGGCGCGACCTCGCGCTCGACCGCGGCATGAAGGCCGTCATGGCGGGGCCGCTGGTCCGCTCGTCCTACCGCTCGGGCAAGCTCTACAGCCAGGCGATGCGGGAGTTCGGCCGGCCGCTGCCCGAGCACCTCTCGCACCTCGCCGACGCGGCCGACCAGACGACCCGCCAGGAGGCGTCGTCGCTGCTCGCGTCCCGCTGA
- the sucB gene encoding 2-oxoglutarate dehydrogenase, E2 component, dihydrolipoamide succinyltransferase: protein MSERVTMPALGESVTEGTVTRWLKSVGDAVEVDEPLLEVSTDKVDTEIPSPVAGTVQEILVEEDETVPVGADLAVIGDGDAPAKDDSSGDDASEDTSAAEQAKQSESSEPETEETVEETTSATPSDEKEEPKKSSGDSGGNGSSGGSGSSGGSGSSGGSGSGGDRVTMPALGESVTEGTVTRWLKAEGDEVEVDEPLLEVSTDKVDTEIPSPFAGTLTTILVQEDETAEVGADLAIIGGDASGGGSQDDSAQDDSSQDEPEQPAEEEPKQEAPKEEPKQEAKQEAPTEEAPKQEAPKKEAPKEDAQKASAPRAEGGESDASAYVTPLVRKLAADNGVDLSTLTGTGVGGRIRKQDVLDAAKKASEPAAAAPAATPSAPSAGAQAPTAVPTPDPVSAEKRGTTEKMPRLRKVIAQRMVESLATSAQLTAAVEVDMTRVVRLRARAKDEFQQREGVKLTYLPFITLAAIEALKAFPQLNSSIDGDSIVYHGAEHVGIAVDTERGLLVPVIKDAGDLNIAGLSRKIADLADRTRTNKVGPDELGGATFTITNIGSNGSLLDTPIINQPNVGILGTGAIVKRPAVITDAEGNDAIAIRSMMYLVLTYDHRAVDGALAGKFLSALKARLEEGRFESSLGL, encoded by the coding sequence ATGTCTGAACGCGTGACGATGCCCGCCCTTGGCGAGTCGGTGACCGAGGGCACCGTGACCCGCTGGCTCAAGTCCGTCGGTGACGCGGTGGAGGTGGACGAGCCGTTGCTCGAGGTGTCGACCGACAAGGTCGACACCGAGATCCCCTCGCCGGTGGCGGGGACGGTCCAGGAGATCCTCGTCGAGGAGGACGAGACCGTGCCCGTGGGCGCCGACCTCGCCGTGATCGGCGACGGTGACGCCCCGGCCAAGGACGACTCCTCGGGCGACGACGCCTCCGAGGACACCTCCGCCGCCGAGCAGGCCAAGCAGTCCGAGTCCTCGGAGCCGGAGACCGAGGAGACGGTCGAGGAGACCACCTCCGCCACCCCCTCGGACGAGAAGGAAGAGCCCAAGAAGTCCTCCGGCGACTCCGGCGGCAACGGCTCCTCGGGCGGCAGCGGCTCCTCGGGCGGCAGCGGCTCCTCGGGCGGGTCGGGTTCCGGTGGCGACCGGGTCACGATGCCGGCGCTCGGCGAGTCCGTGACCGAGGGCACCGTCACCCGCTGGCTCAAGGCCGAGGGCGACGAGGTCGAGGTCGACGAGCCGCTCCTCGAGGTCTCCACGGACAAGGTCGACACCGAGATCCCCTCCCCCTTCGCCGGGACGCTCACCACGATCCTGGTGCAGGAGGACGAGACGGCCGAGGTCGGCGCTGACCTCGCGATCATCGGTGGGGACGCGTCCGGCGGCGGCTCGCAGGACGACTCCGCTCAGGACGACTCCTCGCAGGACGAGCCCGAGCAGCCCGCCGAGGAGGAGCCGAAGCAGGAGGCTCCGAAGGAGGAGCCCAAGCAGGAGGCGAAGCAGGAAGCCCCCACGGAGGAGGCTCCCAAGCAGGAGGCTCCGAAGAAGGAGGCTCCCAAGGAGGACGCTCAGAAGGCCTCGGCGCCCCGCGCGGAGGGTGGCGAGTCGGACGCGTCCGCCTACGTCACTCCCCTGGTCCGCAAGCTCGCCGCCGACAACGGCGTGGACCTGTCCACGCTGACCGGCACCGGCGTGGGTGGCCGCATCCGCAAGCAGGACGTGCTCGACGCCGCCAAGAAGGCCTCCGAGCCCGCCGCCGCAGCCCCTGCCGCGACTCCGTCGGCTCCGTCGGCCGGCGCGCAGGCGCCGACGGCGGTCCCGACCCCGGACCCCGTGTCCGCCGAGAAGCGTGGCACCACCGAGAAGATGCCGCGCCTGCGCAAGGTCATCGCGCAGCGCATGGTGGAGTCGCTCGCGACCTCGGCCCAGCTGACCGCGGCCGTCGAGGTGGACATGACCCGGGTGGTGCGGCTGCGCGCCCGCGCCAAGGACGAGTTCCAGCAGCGCGAGGGCGTCAAGCTCACCTACCTGCCGTTCATCACGCTGGCGGCGATCGAGGCCCTCAAGGCGTTCCCGCAGCTCAACTCCAGCATCGACGGCGACTCGATCGTCTACCACGGCGCCGAGCACGTCGGCATCGCGGTGGACACCGAGCGGGGCCTGCTGGTCCCGGTGATCAAGGACGCCGGTGACCTCAACATCGCCGGTCTGTCCCGCAAGATCGCCGACCTCGCCGACCGCACCCGCACCAACAAGGTGGGTCCGGACGAGCTGGGTGGCGCGACCTTCACGATCACCAACATCGGGTCCAACGGCTCGCTGCTCGACACCCCCATCATCAACCAGCCCAACGTCGGCATCCTCGGCACGGGCGCCATCGTCAAGCGTCCCGCGGTCATCACCGACGCCGAGGGCAACGACGCGATCGCGATCCGCTCGATGATGTACCTCGTGCTCACCTACGACCACCGCGCGGTCGACGGTGCGCTCGCGGGCAAGTTCCTCTCGGCGCTCAAGGCGCGCCTGGAGGAGGGCCGCTTCGAGTCCTCGCTGGGGCTGTGA
- the glnA gene encoding type I glutamate--ammonia ligase has translation MFSTPEEVLTFIKDEDVKFVDIRFCDLPGVMQHFNVPAASLDEDFFTEGQAFDGSSIRGFQAIHESDMKLLPDVRTAYLDPFRVEKTLIMNFSIVDPFTDEPYSRDPRNVAAKAEAYLQSTGIADTAYFGAEAEFYVFDDIRFASEAKGSFYAIDSVEAAWNSGRDEEGGNRGYKTAFKGGYFPVPPVDHFADTRDKICLNLDRVGLEVERSHHEVGTAGQQEINYRFNTLLHSGDDMMKFKYVVKNTVWDEGKTATFMPKPIFGDNGSGMHTHQSLWKDGKPLFYDEQGYGGLSDLARWYIGGLLKHAPALLAFTNPSANSYHRLVPGFEAPVNLVYSARNRSACIRIPIAGTSPKAKRIEFRIPDPSANPYLAFAAQLMAGLDGIKNRIEPPEPIDKDLYELPPEEHEQIEQVPYTLEAVLQALEEDHEFLLEGDVFTEDLIRTWIDWKTANEVVPLRLRPHPYEFEMYFSI, from the coding sequence GTGTTCAGCACCCCTGAAGAGGTCCTGACGTTCATCAAGGACGAGGACGTCAAGTTCGTCGACATCAGGTTCTGCGACCTGCCGGGCGTCATGCAGCACTTCAACGTGCCGGCCGCGTCGCTGGACGAGGACTTCTTCACGGAGGGCCAGGCCTTCGACGGCTCCTCGATCCGTGGCTTCCAGGCGATCCACGAGTCCGACATGAAGCTGCTGCCGGACGTGCGCACCGCCTACCTGGACCCGTTCCGGGTGGAGAAGACCCTGATCATGAACTTCTCGATCGTGGACCCGTTCACGGACGAGCCCTACAGCCGTGACCCGCGCAACGTCGCCGCCAAGGCGGAGGCCTACCTGCAGTCGACGGGCATCGCGGACACCGCCTACTTCGGCGCGGAGGCGGAGTTCTACGTCTTCGACGACATCCGGTTCGCCTCGGAGGCCAAGGGCTCGTTCTACGCGATCGACTCGGTCGAGGCCGCGTGGAACTCCGGGCGTGACGAGGAGGGCGGCAACCGCGGCTACAAGACGGCGTTCAAGGGCGGCTACTTCCCGGTGCCGCCGGTGGACCACTTCGCCGACACCCGCGACAAGATCTGCCTCAACCTGGACCGGGTCGGCCTCGAGGTCGAGCGCAGCCACCACGAGGTGGGCACCGCGGGCCAGCAGGAGATCAACTACAGGTTCAACACCCTGCTCCACTCCGGCGACGACATGATGAAGTTCAAGTACGTCGTCAAGAACACCGTGTGGGACGAGGGCAAGACGGCGACCTTCATGCCCAAGCCCATCTTCGGCGACAACGGCTCCGGCATGCACACGCACCAGTCGCTGTGGAAGGACGGCAAGCCGCTCTTCTACGACGAGCAGGGCTACGGGGGCCTGTCCGACCTGGCGCGCTGGTACATCGGCGGCCTGCTCAAGCACGCCCCGGCGCTGCTGGCGTTCACCAACCCGAGCGCCAACTCCTACCACCGCCTGGTGCCGGGCTTCGAGGCGCCGGTCAACCTGGTCTACTCGGCGCGCAACCGCTCGGCGTGCATCCGCATCCCGATCGCCGGCACGAGCCCCAAGGCCAAGCGCATCGAGTTCCGGATCCCGGACCCGTCGGCCAACCCCTACCTGGCGTTTGCCGCGCAGCTCATGGCCGGCCTCGACGGCATCAAGAACCGCATCGAGCCGCCGGAGCCGATCGACAAGGACCTCTACGAGCTGCCCCCGGAGGAGCACGAGCAGATCGAGCAGGTGCCCTACACCCTCGAGGCGGTGCTGCAGGCGCTGGAGGAGGACCACGAGTTCCTGCTCGAGGGCGACGTCTTCACCGAGGACCTGATCCGCACCTGGATCGACTGGAAGACCGCGAACGAGGTCGTGCCGCTGCGGCTGCGCCCCCACCCCTACGAGTTCGAGATGTACTTCTCCATCTGA
- a CDS encoding ASCH domain-containing protein: MDDRARSPEPHVVDAFWADARVRSGLAGEEIYQGRSSAAALCPPAWAFGDSRRMADELCRLVLDGTKTATAGAWWEFGDEPLPDAGELSIVCDGDGRPRALLRLTRVRRVRFDEVDAEHARAEGEGDRSLESWRRDHQAFFERIDDGEHPFRPDMEVVLQEFEVLARA, translated from the coding sequence ATGGACGATCGTGCCCGCAGCCCCGAGCCCCACGTCGTGGACGCGTTCTGGGCGGATGCCCGGGTGCGGTCCGGCCTCGCGGGCGAGGAGATCTATCAGGGTCGGTCGTCGGCGGCGGCGCTGTGCCCGCCCGCCTGGGCCTTCGGGGACTCGCGACGCATGGCGGACGAGCTGTGCCGGCTGGTGCTGGACGGCACCAAGACGGCGACGGCGGGCGCGTGGTGGGAGTTCGGCGACGAGCCGCTGCCCGACGCGGGCGAGCTGAGCATCGTGTGCGACGGGGACGGCCGTCCCCGCGCGCTGCTGCGGCTGACGCGGGTGCGTCGGGTGCGCTTCGACGAGGTGGACGCGGAGCACGCCCGCGCCGAGGGTGAGGGTGACCGGTCGCTCGAGTCGTGGCGCCGCGATCACCAGGCGTTCTTCGAGCGGATCGACGACGGCGAGCACCCCTTCCGCCCGGACATGGAGGTCGTGCTGCAGGAGTTCGAGGTGCTGGCCCGCGCGTGA
- a CDS encoding SanA/YdcF family protein encodes MPTPPVSPTTVVRGSARTAAAGLALAGLGVAVSRGWALLASRGRIFSAAEAPAVDVAVVLGAGVLPDGRPSTYLASRLDRALELHRAGRAAVLVVSGAVVGDADEPRVMRHYLEQRGVDPRLVVEDREGVDTYATCRRARQVYGLRRVALVSQAYHLPRALGIARATGLDAIGVADRTVRDHPATDPATWVYGELREWLAGVKVLGDLVRPRPEDADAHDPAVRQALDHASRGAAYGHPADEDRSRAG; translated from the coding sequence ATGCCGACGCCCCCCGTCTCCCCCACCACCGTCGTGCGCGGCTCCGCCCGCACCGCCGCGGCGGGCCTGGCACTCGCCGGCCTCGGCGTCGCGGTCTCGCGGGGCTGGGCCCTGCTGGCGTCCCGGGGCCGGATCTTCTCGGCCGCCGAGGCGCCCGCGGTGGACGTGGCCGTCGTGCTCGGCGCCGGCGTACTGCCGGACGGGCGGCCGAGCACCTACCTCGCCTCGCGGCTGGACCGCGCGCTGGAGCTCCACCGCGCGGGCAGGGCCGCGGTCCTGGTCGTCTCGGGTGCGGTCGTCGGGGACGCTGACGAGCCCCGCGTGATGCGGCACTACCTCGAGCAGCGGGGCGTCGACCCGCGGCTCGTCGTCGAGGACCGCGAGGGCGTCGACACCTACGCCACCTGCCGTCGGGCACGCCAGGTCTACGGGCTGCGGCGGGTCGCGCTGGTCAGCCAGGCCTACCACCTGCCGCGGGCCCTCGGGATCGCCCGCGCCACCGGCCTCGACGCGATCGGGGTGGCGGACCGGACCGTCCGGGACCACCCGGCGACCGACCCGGCGACCTGGGTCTACGGCGAGCTGCGGGAGTGGCTCGCGGGCGTCAAGGTGCTGGGCGACCTGGTGCGCCCCCGCCCCGAGGACGCGGACGCCCACGACCCGGCGGTGCGGCAGGCCCTCGACCACGCGAGCCGGGGGGCGGCATACGGCCACCCCGCCGACGAGGACCGCAGCCGCGCTGGATAG
- a CDS encoding serine/threonine-protein kinase — MSRPTVPGYEVEAILGEGASSVVWRARRLADQVLVALKVTREPLRRPDPWLSGWSVGPQDAEAVVAELQWLRTLRHPGVVTLLDALVLDDRRLVLVLDLAEGGSLADLVTSRGHLTQEEVTTVLLGLAATLSDLHDLDLVHGDLAPGNVLLDADGRPLVADLGTVSVLGDLVDDPWGTTGFVAPERSVGEDPSGACDVYSLGALGWFALLGEARQTATDPLELAARCPEVDPALVELIGACLAPSPRDRPALTEVSRRLEELGEPVTVDVAATPRPPDVTRRVREQALEQQRAQTRARERAAKLEAARRDLRRPALVRHRTLVVAAVVGLVAGIGGGKVWLDRAGTATELVSATSPATAGSPAPPAPSASTGPSPARASAAGGRGGAAVGSPTASPSPAAAAQPAASRAEAVTVAPREVVQELLDHRSQALMARNAARLGAADLPGSWAMRQDGATIAELARRGQRQQGLSFQVRSASVVRASATESTIRADVRLADYSWTDGTGPARVQPGHDGRTSDYVLRWTPAGWRLDTVRDVPQGR; from the coding sequence ATGAGCAGGCCGACGGTGCCGGGATACGAGGTCGAGGCCATCCTCGGCGAGGGCGCATCAAGCGTCGTATGGCGCGCCCGGCGCCTGGCCGACCAGGTGCTCGTCGCGCTGAAGGTCACGCGTGAGCCGCTGCGCCGGCCCGACCCGTGGCTCTCGGGCTGGTCCGTCGGCCCGCAGGACGCCGAGGCCGTCGTCGCCGAGCTGCAGTGGCTGCGGACGCTGCGACACCCCGGGGTGGTGACGCTGCTCGACGCCCTGGTGCTGGACGACCGACGACTCGTGCTCGTGCTGGACCTCGCCGAGGGGGGCTCGCTCGCGGACCTGGTCACGTCCCGCGGTCACCTGACCCAGGAGGAGGTCACGACGGTGCTGCTGGGGCTGGCGGCGACGCTGTCGGACCTGCACGACCTGGACCTGGTGCACGGCGACCTGGCCCCCGGCAACGTGCTGCTCGACGCCGACGGACGCCCCCTGGTGGCCGACCTCGGCACCGTGTCGGTGCTGGGTGACCTGGTCGACGACCCATGGGGGACCACGGGATTCGTGGCCCCTGAGCGGTCGGTGGGTGAGGACCCGTCGGGCGCATGCGATGTGTACTCCCTGGGCGCGCTCGGCTGGTTCGCCCTGCTGGGGGAGGCGCGGCAGACGGCGACCGACCCGCTCGAGCTTGCGGCTCGGTGCCCCGAGGTCGACCCGGCCCTGGTGGAGCTGATCGGTGCCTGCCTCGCACCGAGCCCGCGGGACCGCCCGGCCCTGACCGAGGTGTCGCGCCGCCTCGAGGAGCTCGGGGAGCCGGTGACCGTGGACGTGGCGGCGACTCCCCGACCACCCGACGTCACGCGCCGGGTGCGCGAGCAGGCGCTCGAGCAGCAGCGGGCGCAGACCCGGGCCCGGGAGCGGGCCGCCAAGCTGGAGGCGGCGCGCCGCGACCTCCGGCGCCCGGCACTGGTGCGGCACCGGACCCTGGTGGTCGCCGCCGTGGTCGGGCTGGTGGCGGGGATCGGCGGCGGCAAGGTGTGGCTCGACCGCGCCGGGACTGCGACCGAGCTGGTGAGCGCGACGAGTCCCGCGACGGCTGGATCGCCAGCACCACCAGCACCATCGGCTTCCACCGGACCGTCTCCGGCGCGGGCGTCCGCTGCGGGCGGGCGGGGAGGAGCAGCGGTCGGGTCCCCGACAGCCAGCCCGTCACCGGCGGCCGCGGCGCAGCCGGCGGCGAGCCGGGCCGAGGCGGTGACCGTGGCCCCGCGCGAGGTGGTGCAGGAGCTCCTCGACCACCGCAGCCAGGCCCTGATGGCTCGCAACGCGGCTCGGCTGGGGGCGGCCGACCTCCCCGGCTCGTGGGCGATGCGCCAGGACGGCGCGACCATCGCCGAGCTCGCGCGCCGGGGCCAGCGGCAGCAGGGGCTGAGCTTCCAGGTGCGGTCGGCCTCGGTCGTGCGGGCCTCGGCGACGGAGAGCACGATCCGTGCGGACGTGCGGCTGGCGGACTACTCGTGGACGGACGGGACGGGACCGGCGCGGGTGCAGCCCGGCCACGACGGACGCACCTCCGACTACGTGCTGCGGTGGACGCCCGCAGGCTGGCGGCTCGACACCGTCCGCGACGTGCCCCAGGGGAGGTGA
- the lipB gene encoding lipoyl(octanoyl) transferase LipB, whose product MRFEHLGFAPAFVDYQQAWDHQREVHARVVAREIPDTTLLLEHERVYTAGKRTEAHERPWDGTPVVDVDRGGKITWHGPGQLVGYPIVHLPSNRDVVAHVRRLEDMMMGVCADLGVRTARVAGRSGVWVLADERGGDRKIGAIGIRVSRDVTMHGFALNCDCDLSWAQVIVPCGIADAGVTSLSRELDRDVTVQEVLPLAERHLARVFDMTTDEAVEAARRRGTATGTTVLPELLH is encoded by the coding sequence ATGCGCTTCGAGCACCTCGGCTTCGCCCCGGCCTTCGTCGATTACCAGCAGGCATGGGACCACCAGCGCGAGGTCCACGCCCGGGTCGTGGCCCGCGAGATCCCGGACACCACCCTGCTGCTGGAGCACGAGCGCGTTTACACGGCGGGCAAGCGCACCGAGGCGCACGAGCGCCCCTGGGACGGCACCCCGGTGGTCGACGTGGACCGGGGCGGCAAGATCACCTGGCACGGCCCGGGTCAGCTCGTCGGGTACCCGATCGTGCACCTGCCGAGCAACCGTGACGTCGTCGCCCACGTGCGGCGTCTCGAGGACATGATGATGGGCGTCTGCGCCGACCTGGGCGTTCGCACCGCCCGGGTCGCGGGGCGCAGCGGCGTGTGGGTGCTGGCCGACGAGCGTGGCGGCGACCGCAAGATCGGCGCGATCGGGATCCGCGTCAGCCGCGACGTCACCATGCACGGCTTCGCGCTCAACTGCGACTGCGACCTGTCGTGGGCGCAGGTCATCGTCCCCTGCGGCATCGCCGACGCCGGCGTGACCAGCCTGTCGCGCGAGCTGGACCGCGACGTCACGGTCCAGGAGGTCCTCCCCCTCGCGGAGCGCCACCTCGCCCGGGTCTTCGACATGACCACCGACGAGGCCGTCGAGGCCGCACGCCGGCGCGGCACGGCTACCGGGACGACCGTCCTGCCCGAGCTGCTGCACTGA
- a CDS encoding DUF4191 domain-containing protein, producing MARQTSGSTKVSRFARKPKDPSKPGRFAQIKQGYGFAKQVDPKITQWMVGAAALVLLVMVAIGLITGHPWYFLIIGIPLAALAALLVMSRRTDRGAYAMIEGKPGATMAALSSIRRGGWYIEQQPIAADGRPRGQDYTGVATLYRAVGRPGVVLVAEGPTARAKKLLVEERRKVERLASGAPVITLRVAEGESDDPEQISVRKLASKVQRLKPVLTKEEVTVVNKRLKAMSGLRTGIPAGMDPTRARVDRKGMRGR from the coding sequence ATGGCACGACAGACCTCCGGGAGCACCAAGGTGTCCCGCTTCGCCCGCAAGCCCAAGGACCCCAGCAAGCCTGGACGGTTCGCCCAGATCAAGCAGGGCTACGGCTTCGCCAAGCAGGTCGACCCCAAGATCACGCAGTGGATGGTCGGGGCTGCGGCGCTGGTGCTGCTGGTCATGGTGGCCATCGGCCTCATCACAGGCCACCCGTGGTACTTCCTGATCATCGGGATCCCGCTCGCGGCCCTCGCCGCGCTGCTCGTCATGAGCCGTCGCACCGACCGCGGCGCCTACGCGATGATCGAGGGCAAGCCCGGGGCGACGATGGCCGCTCTGTCGTCGATCCGCCGCGGTGGGTGGTACATCGAGCAGCAGCCGATCGCGGCCGACGGGCGGCCCCGAGGACAGGACTACACCGGCGTGGCGACGCTCTACCGCGCGGTGGGACGCCCCGGCGTCGTGCTGGTCGCCGAGGGCCCCACGGCTCGCGCCAAGAAGCTGCTGGTGGAGGAGCGCCGCAAGGTCGAGCGCCTCGCGTCCGGCGCCCCGGTGATCACGCTGCGCGTGGCGGAGGGCGAGTCCGACGACCCCGAGCAGATCTCGGTGCGCAAGCTGGCCAGCAAGGTGCAGCGGCTCAAGCCCGTCCTCACCAAGGAAGAGGTCACGGTCGTCAACAAGCGACTCAAGGCGATGAGCGGTCTGCGCACCGGCATCCCGGCAGGCATGGACCCGACGCGGGCGCGGGTGGACCGCAAGGGGATGCGCGGTCGCTGA